A genome region from Arthrobacter sp. SLBN-100 includes the following:
- a CDS encoding spermidine synthase: MAKGGRSGGRNSSRSVAGVVDLPAGSRQSGPVEGVYYIDTGDCELIADQDNSTGWLLKINGVMSSHIDLADPLFLDFEYMRWMSALIESRWPPSGISGTRPKLRGLHLGGGACSLARYFHAVYPEARQVVVELDGKLAEYVRGWFDLPKAPLLRLRVGEARGVTETLTPETRDFIIRDVFAGAFTPRALTTAEFNQHVKHVLAPGGLYVVNSGDAPDLKNAREDAATIAAAFKHTVIIADPAMLKGRRYGNMVMAGSDTPFGDDPKLHRRLLGGAVPAHLWDDAQVRAFAAGSPVRHDPPAE; encoded by the coding sequence CAAAAGGCGGAAGGTCAGGCGGCCGGAACAGCAGCCGCTCGGTTGCCGGCGTGGTGGATTTGCCCGCGGGTTCCCGCCAGAGCGGACCCGTTGAAGGCGTGTACTACATCGACACCGGGGACTGCGAACTGATCGCCGACCAGGACAATTCCACCGGCTGGCTCCTGAAGATCAACGGCGTGATGAGCTCGCACATCGACCTGGCGGACCCGCTGTTCCTGGACTTCGAGTACATGCGGTGGATGTCCGCACTCATCGAGTCGCGCTGGCCGCCGTCGGGCATATCGGGGACCAGGCCCAAACTCCGTGGCCTGCACCTGGGCGGCGGTGCCTGCTCACTGGCCCGCTACTTCCACGCCGTCTACCCCGAGGCCCGGCAGGTGGTGGTGGAGCTGGACGGCAAGCTCGCGGAGTATGTGCGCGGCTGGTTCGACCTGCCCAAGGCGCCGCTGCTGCGCCTGCGGGTGGGGGAGGCCCGCGGGGTCACCGAAACGCTGACCCCGGAAACCCGCGACTTCATCATCCGGGACGTTTTCGCCGGTGCCTTCACCCCGCGCGCGCTGACCACTGCGGAGTTCAACCAGCACGTCAAGCACGTCCTGGCACCCGGCGGACTCTACGTGGTGAACTCCGGCGACGCCCCGGACCTCAAGAACGCCCGCGAGGACGCTGCCACCATCGCCGCTGCCTTCAAGCACACCGTGATCATCGCTGACCCCGCCATGCTCAAGGGCCGCCGCTACGGGAACATGGTGATGGCCGGCAGCGATACCCCTTTTGGTGACGACCCGAAGCTGCACCGCCGGCTGCTGGGCGGCGCCGTTCCGGCCCACCTCTGGGACGACGCCCAGGTCCGGGCGTTCGCCGCCGGCTCGCCGGTCCGCCACGACCCGCCGGCGGAGTAG
- a CDS encoding LysR family transcriptional regulator, which produces MKANPDDLLVLLAVSRSAKFTTAAQALGLNHTTVSRRIAALEKALGGRVLARATGGWELTDLGARAVQVAQQVEAVVGTLGAAGQAPDPITGVVRMTATDGFSAYIAAPAVARLRREHPGLSVEVVTMTRRALQQRSGLDIEVVVGEPQVHRAEAVRLGDYMLGMYASRAYLNEHGTPASVAELNEHPLVYFVDSMLQVDDLDAPRRLVPAMRDGLTSTNVFVHVEATRAGAGIGFLPCFMGDLHEDLVRLLPAEIAELLPYWMVLRPDSMRRPAVAAVVQALREQMAEHRDWLLGRGKDAAG; this is translated from the coding sequence ATGAAAGCCAACCCCGATGACTTGCTGGTCCTCCTCGCGGTGTCCCGATCCGCAAAATTCACGACGGCGGCACAGGCCCTGGGCCTCAACCACACCACCGTCTCACGGCGGATAGCCGCACTGGAGAAGGCGCTCGGCGGCAGGGTCCTGGCCCGCGCCACCGGCGGCTGGGAGCTGACCGACCTCGGCGCCCGGGCCGTGCAGGTGGCCCAACAGGTGGAGGCGGTGGTGGGCACGCTGGGAGCGGCAGGGCAGGCGCCCGACCCGATCACCGGCGTCGTCCGCATGACGGCGACGGACGGGTTCAGCGCCTACATTGCGGCGCCGGCCGTGGCCCGGCTGCGGCGAGAACACCCCGGCCTGAGCGTGGAGGTGGTGACCATGACCCGGCGGGCGCTGCAGCAGCGCTCCGGGCTGGACATCGAAGTGGTGGTGGGCGAACCGCAGGTGCACCGGGCGGAGGCTGTGCGGCTGGGCGACTACATGCTGGGGATGTATGCCTCCCGCGCCTACCTCAATGAGCACGGAACCCCGGCCAGCGTGGCCGAACTCAACGAACACCCGCTGGTCTATTTCGTGGACTCGATGCTGCAGGTGGACGATCTGGACGCGCCGCGCCGGCTGGTGCCCGCCATGCGCGACGGCCTGACGTCCACCAATGTCTTTGTCCACGTGGAGGCAACCCGCGCGGGAGCCGGGATCGGTTTCCTGCCCTGCTTCATGGGCGATCTCCACGAGGACCTGGTGCGCCTTCTGCCCGCCGAAATCGCCGAACTGCTGCCGTACTGGATGGTGCTCCGGCCCGATTCGATGCGGCGCCCGGCCGTGGCCGCCGTGGTCCAGGCGCTCCGGGAACAGATGGCGGAGCACCGGGATTGGCTGCTGGGCCGGGGGAAGGACGCTGCCGGTTGA
- a CDS encoding MFS transporter, which yields MSVEQRPADNTAGPASKGSGLKKIVAASMVGTVVEWYEFFLYATAATLVFGKYFFPATGNELDGIIQAFLTYAVGFVARPLGGIVFGQIGDKLGRKPTLQLTIVIVGVATFLMGCLPGFAEIGYLAPALLVALRFIQGFALGGEWGGAVLLVAEHSPNKSRAFWSSWPQAAVPVGNLLATLVLFIMSTTLSSEAFLGWGWRVAFWLSAVIVFVGYYIRTHVTEAPIFLEAKALVEKEQAVSYGVFEVVRKYPKGIFQAMGLRFAENIMYYLVVSFAIVYLKTVHKYDTSSLLLALLIAHVIHFLVIPQVGRLADKFGRKPVYLFGAISGAAWPFFAFPMFDTRSPVVIVAAVTLGLCLHAFMYAGQPAIMAELFPTRMRYSGVSLGSQVTSIFAGSLAPLLATQWLKDTGSWLPTAIYLVVACAITAAAVLSLRETKGIALEEVDKADAAREGLLPARTR from the coding sequence ATGAGCGTTGAACAACGCCCGGCGGACAACACTGCCGGACCTGCGTCCAAAGGATCCGGATTGAAGAAGATCGTGGCCGCCTCCATGGTGGGCACGGTAGTGGAGTGGTACGAATTCTTCCTCTACGCCACCGCCGCCACCCTGGTGTTCGGCAAGTACTTCTTCCCGGCCACGGGGAACGAACTGGACGGCATCATCCAGGCCTTCCTCACCTACGCCGTCGGCTTCGTTGCACGCCCGCTCGGCGGCATCGTGTTCGGGCAGATCGGCGACAAGCTGGGCCGCAAGCCCACGCTGCAGCTCACCATCGTGATTGTGGGCGTGGCAACGTTCCTGATGGGCTGCCTGCCGGGCTTCGCCGAGATCGGTTACCTGGCGCCGGCCCTGCTGGTGGCACTGCGTTTCATCCAGGGCTTCGCGCTGGGCGGTGAATGGGGCGGCGCCGTGCTTCTCGTTGCCGAGCACAGCCCCAACAAGTCACGCGCCTTCTGGTCCAGCTGGCCCCAGGCCGCCGTGCCGGTGGGCAACCTCCTGGCGACGCTCGTGCTGTTCATCATGTCCACCACCCTCAGCAGCGAGGCGTTCCTCGGCTGGGGCTGGCGCGTGGCGTTCTGGCTCTCCGCCGTGATCGTGTTCGTCGGCTACTACATCCGCACCCACGTCACCGAAGCCCCCATTTTCCTGGAGGCCAAGGCCCTGGTGGAGAAGGAGCAGGCCGTCAGCTACGGCGTCTTCGAAGTGGTCCGCAAGTACCCCAAGGGCATCTTCCAGGCCATGGGCCTGCGCTTCGCCGAAAACATCATGTACTACCTGGTGGTCAGCTTCGCGATCGTCTACCTCAAGACCGTCCACAAGTACGACACGTCCTCGCTCCTGCTGGCCCTGCTGATCGCCCACGTCATCCATTTCCTGGTCATTCCGCAGGTGGGGCGCCTGGCGGACAAATTCGGACGCAAGCCCGTGTACCTGTTCGGTGCCATCTCCGGCGCGGCCTGGCCGTTCTTCGCCTTCCCGATGTTCGACACCCGCAGCCCGGTGGTCATCGTGGCAGCCGTGACCCTCGGACTGTGCCTCCACGCGTTTATGTACGCAGGCCAGCCCGCCATTATGGCCGAACTGTTCCCCACCCGCATGCGCTACTCAGGCGTATCGCTCGGCTCGCAGGTGACCTCCATCTTCGCCGGCTCGCTCGCGCCGCTGCTGGCCACCCAGTGGCTGAAGGACACGGGCTCGTGGCTGCCCACTGCGATTTACCTGGTAGTGGCGTGCGCCATCACCGCGGCAGCCGTGCTGAGCCTGCGGGAGACCAAGGGCATTGCCCTGGAGGAAGTGGACAAGGCCGACGCCGCCCGCGAAGGCCTGCTGCCCGCCAGGACACGCTGA
- a CDS encoding 3-hydroxybutyrate dehydrogenase: MEHTLNGRKTLVTGGASGIGAACVRELAARGAKVVVADVDSAGAAALADEVGGTSWAVDLLDVDALATLSLDCDILVNNAGIQRISPIEEFDPVQFRRIIALMLEAPFLLIRAALPHMYTNGFGRIINLSSVHGIRASPFKSAYVSAKHGLEGLSKVTALEGGDHGVTSNCINPGYVRTALVEKQIADQAQVHGIPESEVLAKVMLTESAIKRLVEPEEVASLAAWLASDHAGMVTGASYTMDGGWSAR, from the coding sequence ATGGAACACACTTTGAATGGCCGGAAGACCCTGGTCACCGGGGGAGCCAGCGGAATCGGTGCCGCGTGCGTCAGGGAGCTGGCAGCGCGGGGAGCGAAAGTGGTGGTGGCCGACGTCGACTCCGCCGGCGCCGCCGCGCTCGCGGACGAGGTGGGCGGCACCTCCTGGGCCGTTGACCTGCTGGACGTGGACGCGCTCGCCACCCTGAGCCTGGACTGCGACATCCTGGTGAACAATGCCGGGATCCAGCGCATCAGCCCCATCGAGGAGTTTGATCCCGTGCAGTTCCGCCGGATCATTGCCCTGATGCTGGAGGCGCCGTTCCTGCTGATCCGGGCCGCGCTGCCGCACATGTACACCAATGGGTTTGGCCGCATCATCAACCTGTCCTCCGTGCACGGGATCCGGGCTTCGCCGTTCAAAAGCGCGTACGTTTCCGCCAAACACGGCCTGGAAGGGTTGAGCAAGGTGACGGCACTCGAAGGCGGCGACCACGGCGTCACGTCCAACTGCATCAACCCTGGCTACGTCCGGACGGCACTGGTGGAGAAGCAGATCGCGGACCAGGCCCAGGTGCACGGCATCCCCGAATCCGAGGTGCTGGCCAAGGTGATGCTCACGGAGTCCGCCATCAAGCGCCTGGTGGAGCCTGAGGAGGTTGCCTCCCTGGCGGCCTGGCTGGCCTCCGACCACGCCGGCATGGTCACCGGCGCCAGCTACACGATGGATGGCGGCTGGTCTGCGCGGTAA
- a CDS encoding winged helix-turn-helix transcriptional regulator has translation MEVSNGAPALAAPLPVALADGVFPAGCLSRTVLDHITSKWGVLILLALSEGEQRWSELRRRAEGVSEKMLAQTLKTLERDGLISRKAQPVIPPRVDYSLTERGYELSALLVPLVAWAFENAEEIVNGQR, from the coding sequence ATGGAAGTAAGTAATGGTGCCCCAGCGCTTGCCGCACCCCTTCCCGTCGCGCTTGCCGACGGCGTTTTCCCGGCAGGGTGCCTCAGCCGGACAGTGCTGGACCACATCACGAGCAAATGGGGCGTGCTGATCCTGCTCGCGTTGTCCGAAGGTGAGCAGCGGTGGAGTGAACTGCGACGGCGGGCCGAGGGCGTCAGCGAAAAGATGCTGGCCCAGACCCTCAAGACCCTTGAGCGTGACGGTTTGATCAGCCGGAAAGCCCAGCCGGTGATCCCGCCCCGGGTGGATTACAGCCTCACGGAGCGCGGCTATGAACTGAGCGCCCTGCTGGTTCCGCTGGTCGCCTGGGCCTTCGAGAACGCGGAAGAGATCGTCAACGGGCAGCGCTGA
- a CDS encoding SDR family oxidoreductase produces the protein MSIVVTGATGQLGRHVVEALLERNVPAQEIVAAGRSVEKLADFAERGVQVRAMDYADPASVAAALRGAAKVLLISGSEVGQRVEQHRTVIEAAKVAGVELLAYTSIANADTTGMKLAAEHQATETILRESGIPFVLLRNGWYLENYTDQLPGTLAQGAIAGSAGDGRVSAASRADYAHAAAAVLVADGQAGKIYELGGDEPFTMAELAAEISAAAGKHISYQDLPVQEYAGLLTGFGVPEAFAEILADSDSGIARGDLLVSTGDLRKLIGRPATSLRDAVRAAAASA, from the coding sequence ATGAGCATCGTTGTTACTGGCGCAACCGGCCAGCTGGGCCGTCACGTAGTCGAGGCACTGCTGGAGCGCAATGTTCCCGCGCAGGAGATCGTGGCCGCGGGGCGCTCCGTTGAAAAGCTCGCAGACTTTGCGGAGCGCGGCGTGCAGGTCAGGGCCATGGATTACGCTGATCCCGCCTCGGTTGCCGCAGCCCTAAGGGGTGCTGCCAAAGTCCTCCTCATTTCCGGCAGCGAGGTGGGCCAGCGGGTGGAGCAGCACCGCACCGTCATCGAGGCCGCAAAGGTGGCGGGCGTTGAACTGCTCGCCTACACCAGCATCGCCAACGCAGACACCACCGGCATGAAGCTGGCAGCCGAGCACCAGGCCACGGAGACCATCCTGCGGGAATCCGGCATTCCGTTCGTCCTCCTGCGCAACGGCTGGTACCTGGAGAACTACACGGACCAGCTGCCCGGCACGCTTGCCCAAGGTGCCATCGCAGGAAGCGCCGGGGACGGCCGGGTCAGCGCGGCATCCCGGGCCGACTACGCCCACGCGGCTGCCGCTGTCCTGGTTGCCGACGGCCAGGCCGGCAAGATCTACGAGTTGGGCGGCGACGAGCCGTTCACTATGGCAGAGCTTGCAGCCGAGATCAGCGCCGCCGCAGGAAAGCACATCTCGTACCAGGACCTCCCGGTACAGGAATACGCCGGACTGCTGACCGGCTTTGGAGTTCCGGAGGCGTTCGCAGAAATCCTCGCCGATTCCGATTCCGGCATTGCCCGCGGTGACCTCCTGGTCAGCACCGGGGACCTGCGCAAGCTGATCGGACGCCCGGCTACTTCCCTCCGTGACGCTGTGCGCGCCGCCGCTGCTTCTGCCTGA
- a CDS encoding amino acid permease, giving the protein MQPAPNPTRNESAAGKQNPAAAVGSVLNRGLNVRHIRFMALGSAIGTGLFYGSASAMQKAGPAVLLAYIIGGAAVFMVMRALGEMAVRHPVSGSFGQYASRYLGPLAGFVTGWTYVFEMAIVAIADVTAFSIYMGFWFPQVERWVWILAIIFFLAALNLLSVKVFGELEFWFSLIKVAAIIAMIAGGAAIIVFGFQAAGTTVTPGLGNLVEHGGFLPFGFEGLLASFAVVMFAFGGIETLGITAGEAADPKKVIPKAVNTVPVRVLLFYVLTLGVLMSLFPWNEIGSNGSPFVQIFSGLGIPAAPHILNAVVITAALSAINSDIFGAGRILFGLSRQGHAPAAFGKVSRHGVPWMTVVMMAGILLVGVVLNAVIPEDVFILIASIATFATVWVWVMILASHVAMKREIARSGLPASEFPSPWWPAASVLTIAFMALVIAVLGAFEDTRIALYVGGAWLAFLILAYRLWIKGDGRRRAELVDETSPLPVVTSVE; this is encoded by the coding sequence ATGCAACCAGCACCAAACCCAACCAGGAACGAAAGTGCCGCCGGAAAGCAGAACCCTGCTGCCGCCGTCGGAAGCGTCCTGAACCGGGGGCTGAACGTGCGCCACATCAGGTTCATGGCCTTGGGTTCTGCGATCGGCACGGGCCTGTTCTATGGTTCAGCCTCCGCAATGCAAAAGGCCGGCCCGGCCGTACTGCTGGCCTACATCATCGGCGGCGCGGCAGTATTTATGGTGATGCGCGCGCTCGGTGAAATGGCCGTCCGGCACCCGGTGTCCGGCTCCTTCGGCCAGTACGCCAGCCGCTACCTCGGCCCGCTGGCAGGGTTCGTGACCGGCTGGACCTACGTGTTCGAAATGGCCATCGTCGCGATCGCGGATGTGACGGCGTTCAGCATCTACATGGGTTTCTGGTTCCCGCAGGTGGAGCGCTGGGTCTGGATCCTGGCGATCATCTTCTTCCTGGCCGCCCTGAACCTGCTGAGCGTCAAGGTCTTCGGCGAACTCGAGTTCTGGTTCTCCCTCATCAAGGTGGCGGCCATCATCGCCATGATCGCCGGCGGCGCTGCCATTATCGTGTTCGGCTTCCAGGCTGCCGGTACAACTGTCACGCCAGGCCTGGGCAATCTCGTGGAGCACGGCGGATTCCTCCCGTTCGGCTTCGAAGGGCTGCTGGCCTCCTTCGCCGTGGTGATGTTCGCCTTCGGCGGGATCGAGACCCTCGGCATCACCGCCGGCGAGGCCGCAGACCCCAAGAAGGTCATCCCCAAGGCAGTCAACACCGTCCCCGTGCGCGTCCTGCTGTTCTACGTCCTCACCCTGGGCGTGCTCATGAGCCTCTTCCCGTGGAATGAGATCGGCAGCAACGGCAGCCCCTTCGTGCAGATCTTCAGCGGGCTGGGCATCCCTGCGGCCCCGCACATCCTGAACGCCGTGGTGATCACCGCGGCACTCTCCGCCATCAACAGCGACATCTTCGGCGCCGGACGCATCCTCTTCGGACTCTCCCGCCAAGGCCATGCCCCGGCCGCCTTCGGCAAGGTGTCCCGGCACGGGGTGCCGTGGATGACGGTAGTGATGATGGCCGGGATCCTCCTGGTGGGTGTGGTCCTGAACGCCGTCATCCCCGAGGACGTCTTTATCCTCATCGCATCCATCGCAACATTCGCCACCGTCTGGGTCTGGGTGATGATCCTTGCCTCCCACGTGGCCATGAAGCGGGAAATCGCGCGCAGTGGACTGCCGGCGTCGGAATTCCCTTCGCCCTGGTGGCCGGCCGCCTCCGTCCTGACCATCGCCTTCATGGCGCTGGTGATCGCCGTCCTCGGCGCCTTCGAAGACACCCGGATAGCCCTCTATGTGGGCGGCGCGTGGCTGGCCTTCCTCATCCTTGCGTACCGTTTGTGGATCAAGGGTGACGGACGACGGCGGGCCGAGCTGGTGGACGAAACGTCACCGCTGCCGGTGGTCACTTCAGTGGAGTAA
- a CDS encoding NAD(P)-dependent alcohol dehydrogenase, with translation MKAIVQDVYGSADVLELRDIARPVPREGEVLIRVRAAGIDQGVWHLMTGLPYLVRLFGYGLKKPKVPVRGREVAGVVEAVGGGVTRFAAGDEVYGTCDGSFAEYVCAKEDKVARKPASLSFEEAAAAPISAVTALQAVRDAGEITVGQKVLIIGAGGGVGSFAVQLAKAFGAEVTGVCSTGKVELVRSLGADAVIDYTKSDIAAAGMLYDVILDMAGNRRLSVLRAALAPKGRLVIVGGEGGGKLTGGFERSLRAPFASLFSGQKLKGLVAKETHLDLEALASLIDAGSVKPAVDKVFPLAEAPAAIQYLREGRARGKVVVRV, from the coding sequence ATGAAGGCAATCGTGCAGGACGTGTATGGATCAGCAGACGTGCTCGAGTTGCGGGACATCGCCCGGCCGGTGCCCCGCGAGGGTGAGGTACTCATCCGCGTGAGGGCCGCCGGTATCGACCAGGGCGTGTGGCACCTGATGACCGGGTTGCCGTATTTGGTCCGGCTCTTCGGCTACGGCCTGAAGAAGCCCAAGGTTCCCGTCCGTGGACGGGAAGTGGCGGGCGTTGTGGAGGCCGTGGGCGGCGGAGTGACCCGCTTCGCTGCTGGTGACGAGGTCTACGGAACCTGCGACGGGTCCTTCGCCGAATACGTCTGCGCGAAGGAGGACAAGGTGGCACGGAAGCCCGCCAGCCTCTCGTTCGAGGAAGCGGCCGCGGCACCCATTTCCGCCGTCACCGCACTTCAGGCTGTCCGGGATGCCGGCGAGATTACCGTGGGCCAGAAGGTGCTCATCATCGGAGCGGGTGGGGGAGTTGGCTCCTTCGCAGTCCAACTGGCCAAGGCTTTTGGAGCGGAGGTCACAGGAGTCTGCAGTACCGGCAAGGTTGAGCTTGTCCGGTCCCTCGGGGCGGATGCCGTCATCGACTACACAAAGTCCGATATCGCCGCGGCCGGAATGCTGTACGACGTCATCCTGGACATGGCCGGCAACCGTAGGCTGTCCGTCCTGCGTGCCGCTCTGGCGCCGAAGGGCAGGTTGGTGATTGTCGGCGGTGAAGGGGGCGGCAAGCTGACCGGCGGCTTTGAGCGGTCCCTTCGAGCGCCGTTTGCTTCACTGTTCTCCGGGCAGAAACTCAAAGGGCTTGTGGCGAAGGAAACGCACCTGGATCTTGAAGCCCTCGCATCGCTGATCGACGCCGGCAGCGTGAAGCCAGCCGTCGACAAGGTCTTCCCTCTCGCCGAAGCGCCGGCCGCCATCCAGTACCTCCGCGAGGGGCGGGCACGCGGCAAGGTAGTGGTCAGGGTCTGA
- a CDS encoding dihydrofolate reductase family protein gives MRKLTFGMNVSLDGYIAAPGDDLGWSVPSDELFQWWSDRVAVTGLALYGRKLWETMSSHWPTADQQPGATPAQIEFARRWRDMPKMVFSSKTRTVDWNTRLVTGDAVTEITRLKADDGGSMDIAGATLAAAAMRAGLIDEYAIVTHPVLVGGGTPFFTALDNWVNLSLVEARTFPDGVLLTRYETRR, from the coding sequence ATGCGCAAACTGACCTTCGGCATGAACGTGAGCCTGGACGGCTATATCGCGGCGCCGGGCGACGACCTCGGCTGGAGCGTGCCGAGCGACGAGCTGTTCCAATGGTGGTCCGACCGGGTGGCGGTGACGGGCCTGGCGCTGTACGGGCGCAAACTGTGGGAGACGATGAGCTCCCATTGGCCGACCGCCGACCAGCAGCCTGGCGCCACACCGGCGCAGATCGAGTTCGCCCGCCGCTGGCGGGACATGCCGAAAATGGTGTTCTCGTCGAAGACCAGGACGGTCGACTGGAACACCCGCCTGGTCACCGGCGACGCGGTCACCGAGATCACCCGGCTCAAGGCCGACGACGGCGGCTCCATGGACATCGCCGGTGCCACACTCGCCGCGGCGGCCATGCGGGCCGGGCTGATCGACGAGTACGCGATCGTCACCCATCCGGTGCTGGTGGGGGGCGGCACGCCGTTCTTCACAGCCCTGGACAACTGGGTGAACCTGAGCCTGGTGGAGGCCCGGACGTTTCCCGACGGCGTTCTCTTGACCAGGTACGAGACCAGGCGCTGA
- a CDS encoding ZIP family metal transporter, whose amino-acid sequence MGMSLLFGVVASSALVVGALIGVRFELPKRVLAILLSFAAGALITALTFELFEDAYQRGGIIRAAGGLIAGAVVFTVLSALLDRWAQPTSKPAPADEYRGSAKLDTDAAATEHAPAATSTRGAAGMALLAAVTLDGVPENIALGVSLGEGTGGLALLAAIFVSNLPEALVGASSMRSQGKSAGAIIGLWLVCAVLLAIAVVVGAGPLSGSDPETISLPLAFAAGAVIASLADTLMPEAYEHGGPAVALSTAAGFVLSFVLSLA is encoded by the coding sequence GTGGGAATGTCGCTGCTTTTCGGTGTTGTGGCTTCCAGCGCCCTCGTGGTGGGCGCGCTCATCGGTGTGCGTTTCGAACTGCCAAAGCGGGTGCTGGCGATCCTCCTGTCCTTCGCCGCAGGCGCGCTGATCACGGCCCTGACCTTCGAACTCTTTGAGGACGCCTACCAACGCGGCGGAATCATCCGCGCGGCCGGCGGACTTATCGCCGGCGCGGTAGTTTTCACCGTGCTGAGCGCACTGCTCGACCGCTGGGCGCAGCCGACTTCCAAGCCCGCCCCCGCAGACGAGTACCGGGGCAGCGCCAAACTGGACACCGATGCGGCCGCCACAGAGCATGCACCTGCCGCTACCTCCACGCGAGGCGCCGCAGGGATGGCGCTTCTGGCGGCCGTTACCCTCGACGGCGTCCCGGAGAACATTGCGCTGGGCGTTTCCCTGGGGGAGGGGACCGGCGGGCTTGCCCTGCTGGCGGCAATCTTTGTGTCCAACCTGCCCGAGGCGCTGGTGGGAGCGTCCTCCATGCGGAGCCAAGGCAAATCTGCCGGAGCGATCATCGGACTCTGGCTTGTCTGCGCCGTCCTGCTGGCGATCGCCGTCGTCGTCGGCGCAGGGCCACTGTCGGGCAGCGACCCCGAAACAATCTCCTTGCCACTGGCCTTCGCCGCCGGTGCGGTGATTGCCTCGCTCGCGGACACCCTGATGCCCGAGGCGTACGAACACGGCGGACCCGCCGTCGCCCTTAGTACCGCCGCCGGCTTTGTGCTTTCGTTCGTACTGTCCTTGGCCTGA
- a CDS encoding IclR family transcriptional regulator, with amino-acid sequence MFPRNTKEGPVLATEPAPQAVNASKAASKAASKVPAAENTLRILKLLASRRGPMAASQIASSLGLPRSSVYHLLGVMEANGFVLHLHEEQRYGLGISAFELSSAYSRQEPLSRLGRPLLASLVDALGESAHLAVLHGRDVLYIVEERAKNRPSLVTDVGVRLPSHLTASGRAILAALPKSQVRALYPNAAAFTARHEVEGAIMKYSALSSHLDQVRQRGYATEHGEVTPGFGSIAAAVTDHLGWPTAAVAVTFLEDKLPVQEWPVLAGRVQKAADELSIRLHGRPAK; translated from the coding sequence GTGTTCCCGCGAAATACGAAGGAGGGTCCGGTGTTAGCTACGGAACCAGCGCCGCAGGCAGTCAACGCATCAAAAGCGGCCTCAAAGGCGGCATCGAAGGTCCCCGCTGCCGAAAACACGCTTCGCATCCTCAAGCTGCTGGCTTCCCGGCGGGGGCCGATGGCGGCATCGCAAATTGCCTCTTCCCTGGGCCTGCCCCGGTCGAGCGTCTATCACCTGCTGGGAGTGATGGAGGCGAACGGTTTCGTGCTCCACCTGCACGAGGAGCAGCGGTACGGACTCGGGATCAGTGCCTTCGAGCTGAGTTCCGCCTACTCGCGGCAGGAACCGCTCTCCCGGCTCGGCCGGCCCTTGCTCGCGAGCCTCGTCGATGCCCTCGGTGAGAGTGCGCACCTGGCAGTACTGCACGGACGCGACGTGCTGTACATCGTGGAGGAGCGGGCCAAGAACCGCCCGTCCCTGGTGACCGACGTCGGCGTGCGGCTCCCCAGCCACCTCACTGCCAGCGGACGCGCCATCCTGGCCGCGCTGCCCAAGTCCCAGGTGCGCGCCCTGTATCCGAATGCCGCCGCCTTCACGGCCCGGCACGAGGTGGAAGGCGCCATCATGAAGTACTCGGCTCTGTCGTCCCATCTGGACCAGGTCAGGCAGCGCGGCTACGCCACGGAACATGGCGAGGTCACCCCTGGCTTCGGTTCCATCGCCGCCGCTGTAACGGACCACCTTGGATGGCCGACGGCGGCAGTCGCCGTCACCTTCCTCGAGGACAAGCTGCCCGTGCAGGAATGGCCGGTGCTGGCCGGCCGGGTCCAAAAGGCCGCCGACGAACTCTCCATCCGGCTCCACGGCCGCCCCGCAAAGTAG